From the genome of Apteryx mantelli isolate bAptMan1 chromosome 12, bAptMan1.hap1, whole genome shotgun sequence:
TGAACGGAGGCTATGCTGTTGATGACTATTGATTATTTAGACTTCATAAGATTTATAATTTGGCTAAAAGTGATTGTTTTTGCAAATCTGGTTGTGGTGATTTGCAGAAGTTGCCTTTGCTCTGCTAAAAGCTGCTGTCTCAACTGTGGAGTCAGAAGAAGAGAGCATGTATCCATAACTCAGCCTGCCTCGGTGCAAAGTCCAGCAGCTTAATTAAAATTGTGGATAAGAATGTGTTTAAGCAAAGGCTCTGGGCTTTGTGCTTGCACAGCTATGTACTATTCTGCAAACTCCACTGTGGCAGTAGTAGGCTCTGGCCCAAGAGCAGGGTGGGTAACTGGGGCGGTAACTTCTTAAGTTCAGGCAAATCTTAAGGCAACAGTTTAAATTCTTGACAAGTTTCTAGTTTCTTTGATAAACTCCTGATTCTTAGTACCATAAGTATCTTCTGTACCATAAGTACCTTGGGTTAACTGAAGTTAACTTTTCTTCTTTATCTGTATCTATAGTATAACTCCTAAATGCACTAAAACTATCTGTGTAGCTAAAGCCGTTTTTCTGCCGTTGCTAATGGTAACAAATCTAGCTGTCAGTGTTTGTTCTACAGATAACTATTTGGCTTTCGGTGTGTGgcttgtggttttttgttttttctttttggtggggGAAGAGTTTGTGCATATGTGTAGCTTTAATTTGATGGCGCTCTAAATGCTCTTGGTTTTCAGTTACCGGAAAACTGTCATATATAATGCACATGCGTGACGTCTCTTAAATGTCTAGGCATCCTATAAATGTTAACTTGAGGCTGAGCTCTGTAAGGAAAGTGTTGGACTTCAAGCACTGTGCTGTTAAAGACATTATTTCAGTGCACATGGAATATTTGAGGGTTTTGGAGTTCTCTTAAAGGGTTTTCTAAGGCTACCAGACACTTTATTGTTGTAGGAAAATTCTAACATTTAGAAGTTTGATGACTTGCAAGTTCATATGAAACTTCTACTGCATCCTATATTTTTTGTTCATGTGTGTGGTTCTGAAAGAGACAAACACGTAGACAGTAGGAAACATAACTCTTAAACATTCATTTGACCATAACTGTCATAATATAGGACACTTACAGGTAGGTTTTGTGAGTAGTTTGCTGTAACAGCAGTTTGTCTTAAGaaggaggagggtttttttaagaGTTTGGTTTCATTCTAAGTAGCTAATTTCAAATTATACTTTATTGCAACACTAAGGAAACAGCTGCGTTATTAATAGTCAAGTCAACAAAGCACTCAAAACTTAATATATGGCAGTCACCAAGTAGGATATTAACTTAGAACACTTACAATATTATCAAGCAATGATAACATTCAGTTTCTTGTACAAGTATTATTTGATTTAAATTGGATgtgggttttggtttttatttGGGCAAAATTTTATTGAACATACAAGTTTCACAAATAGACTTTTTATTCAAGCTATTGCTGTGTTAAGTGCTTAATGCCTACTCTTTACTCAAGCATTAGACATTAGATGCTAATGTAAAGAATTGTGTTTTGAGTCACTGTTACATGTTCTGAAATGTGTAACAATCAGCAGTTGCACAAACAGTTTTAGGAAACTGCAGTGTATGCCCACAATGTTAGTGATGCTTCTCTAAAAATGTCTTTGAGGTTctgatttattaattttttctAAGGATCACACATTAATCCCACAATTTACCTTGAAAGACAGCAAATTTAAGTTTTATTGTGGCAACAGGGAAGCGAATGCCAGGGCAAAAGACTTTATAGAAAGATGGAAGGTGGGGACTTCTAAGGAAACCATCCTAGTAGATCTCAATGAATAGAAGTGATGTGGCAAAGTTTTACAGCCCTTAGCTTATATGGGATGGGAGGGCAGGAGTTTCCCAACAGGCATATATTTTTGTCAATACAAAAGAAACCTTTTAGTAAAGGGACAAGGGACTGGAATAAAAGAGACTGAAGTGTCTTCCAGTGATAGTGCTAGCTCATGTTGGTTCAGGTATGTGTGAAATTGGCCTTAGCTGTAAGATGAGTAAGTGAGACCTTCCCCCGCTTGAGTGCGAAGTAGCAACCATGAGATCAGTTAAAACAGTAATAGCTAGGGAAGATGACTAGCAAGTTCTGAGCCTGTGGGCTGAGAATTAAAATTCGTTATTGAGCTTGTTTTCTTCATTGCTTGGATTCTCTCTCAGTGCTGGGTAGAGGAGAAACATACAGtagtatattaaaaataactgAAGAGCGTTTTAAaagctttccccccccctttctgaAAAAACTAACACACTGTCATATTTAAAATGACATGTCTTTGAAATTATCAGGTTGTTGTTTATATTGTGAACTAAACaaaattttctgttctttctagTTGGTTTGGATGCTGCTGGTAAGACAACTATACTTTATAAACTGAAACTAGGAGAAATTGTCACCACAATTCCCACTATTGGTAAGATAACCAATTCCGAACTCTTCGTTTTTACTATGTTAAATTTGGGTTGCAGAGACAGGCTCTAGAGAGTGTGAGAATTTGTTGTCTTTGCTATTAGCATAGGAATCAAGACAAAAACagtcttttcagaatattttataggATTTAGTACTGCCATAACAGAGTAACAGTCCTACTCAGTCAAGCCAAAGATCCATCTAGTCCAGAATCCTGTGTCTGATGGTGGCCAGTACAGATGGTCAGGAGTATAGGAGCAGGCCAGATGAGATACTTCCCCCAAACGTCCTGAGCCTCCAGCAGTTTGCGATTGAAAGATATTTTAAACCAAATATGGTGTACTTGgatttgagtgattttttttttttctcttcttcttctttttttccttccatcagtTTGCTTTTTGAACTCCCAGAGTATATGGAGTGTAGTATTAAAATGCCAGAAATAAAATTGGGGAAGTGGCTATCTTTGAGATGATTACAATTGCCTGTTAACCTTAGCATTAACTATTTCTAACTACTTGACTCTTTTATTTTAGGTTTTAATGTGGAAACAGTAGaatataaaaacatttgtttcacAGTTTGGGATGTTGGTGGTCAAGATAAAATTAGACCTCTTTGGAGGCATTATTTCCAAAACACACAGGTAAGAGTTCTGAGTTGAGAAGAGTAAAGACCTGTTTTGTAAGGGCTCATTCTGTTCTGTAGCGTACGTATGGAAAGCGTACTGTCTTCTGTCCCTTCCTTTCAGAAAGGGTGCTCGCTCTCTCCTGGAAGTTCTGAAGGATACTCACCTGTTGGTCTAGGTGAAGCTGCTTTGTTACCCTGAAGGCTTCAAGCCTTAGTCGTGAGCGTAGCCTGGCAGGAGTGAAGTCCTTCAGGACTAGCCTGGAGCCAGTGTTCTGTAATGTGCTAGAGCAGCTCCTTTGTCAGTGGGGCTCTTTAACTTTGCTGTGTCGCTGCTTTGTCTGATGATCTATTTGAACTGGCATTGGTTTATATATAAAGAAATGTTACTGTCTAAATacccttctgcttttcttctaatCAGCCTCAAATTatacagttttcattttgctgtatCAGTATATTTAGTATACGCAGTATCTAAAAATGTCATAAAAGGGGTCTTTGTTACTGATTGGTTAGAGAATGTCAGCTTCACATTGATGTGCCTGCTGTCATTTCTGGTGACATAAATGATTCTTCCCTTTGGTTCACAAGTAGTAAGATAAGTGGCTTATTAGTACTGGGAAGCTTGTAGGGGTGGTTTTTTGGCTGTGTTGAATATAGaattgtttctaaaaaaaaaacttctttgcaGCAGCATGGGTGCGATAGTTGGGTACAGAAAAGTAGAGAAGTCTGGATGGGCAAAAAGGAGCTGGCAAAATACAGCTGCAAGCCAAgtaacatttattttcagttcctaTTTCAGCCTTGTTATTGAAGATTTAAGAAAGAGATGCTTCTCTTTCCTTAAAGAGAACGATAAAATATAAAGCTTTCAAGTCGAGATTTTACGAGTACataaagtgtgtgtatgtgtgtgtgagtgtaagGAGGACACTTGAATAATTGAGATGCCATTAGAAATACTGATTGGTACAAACTTTGTGAGCAAACTTTTTTTAGTGCTTTTTGATGAAGCACTTATGATTCTCTAGCTGCTTTTAAAGTAATACAGTGAgtgaaaagggaggggggagaattAGCTTATCaaattttgcttgttttcctcaAATTAATGATTCCCACTGTAATCTTTAAACTGATGTTTctgtggtttttttgcttttttttttttaactctattaATTTTAAAGGCCTACTTAAATTTTGCAGTTGATGCTCATGATGTAGCTGTTCATACAGCCATCTTGCATTGCTTATGCAGAGATTTCTGTCAAATTTGCTTAAATATGGGAGGGGATGGTTACAGTATTTCATAAGagttctttgatttttaaaatggtgCTGCATGTCTACAATTTGCAAAGGTTTCTCAAAACTGCTTAACTTCTTGCAGGGCCTCATTTTTGTGGTAGATAGCAATGACAGAGAGAGAAtccaggaagctgcagaagagctgcagaaaaTGGTAAATATTAGTAACTTCATTGAAATATTAGTAACTTCATTGAAATACAATTGTTATGCTTATTTTgaaggggggttttttgtttgctggaGATGCATATCAGCACCTGAGGGCTTTAGGATTTTATGATTTTAGTGAATTTGTCCAGCGTTTATTGTACACACCTTGTAATTCTGGGTCACATAATACTGAGTTACAACTAGAACTCTAGAGAAAGCTTTAGTTTCAGAACTACTAATATGTCAAAGCCTTTCTTTCCTCCATAAAATCTTAAGAGAAATGTAGCAGacagaaaagatttttcagaAGAACAATTTGGCACCAAAAACTTCAGCAGCCAGAGGCCAGTGGATTTACACTGTCTAGTGAAATAAAGTTTCCTTACTTGTTCCAGCAGAAGTTCGGTTGGGTACCTGTTAATTGCATTAAGTAGTTACTGGTGACTTCAGGAGTGAGAATGGAAAGGTTTATAATCCTTCAGTCAGTATTTATGTTTCTTAAGTACTTCAATTACTTCAGCAAGCACTAAAGTGAATTAATTTAGTAACATGGCCATTTACTCTGTTAGCTTCAGGAGGATGAGCTGCGGGatgcagtgctgcttctgttTGCGAACAAACAAGATCTGCCAAATGCCATGGCAATCAGTGAAATGACAGATAAACTAGGTCTTCAGTCTCTGCGTAACAGAACTGTAAGTGCTAAACTTTCCTGGTTGCTGAACTCTAGTTTCCTTTATTGTAGACTGTAAACATAATCTTCctttaaatgaaagttttcatctttttctgtaaaaacatgcatGTATCTGCTATTAAACTGTCATGCATATTTTAAGCTCCTCATTCAACAGAGGTGATTTAGAAGCCTAATCCAATGTCTACAGCTGTTGCAGGTGTTTAATCTCTCACCTTTTCCTGGAAAAATTCAAATATTCCAGGCTGTCACTGAAATGTAGCTGTCAGCATATTTGACAAAGTATGTGGTGTGCTTTCCCTGATGCTGGTTATCTGAGGAAGAAAATGCATTCTGTATTCTCGCCCCTATAAAGATGGAAGGAAATTAACTCCTGAATCATCATCATTTCATCTGCAGAAGACTTTGAGATGAAAGATTGACTCCGATAAACTATCCATTTTTCTATAATACTTGCTTCACCTCTGTATTTTGACACCCTAAAATTATATCCGTAGAAAATGTTTTGGAGATCTGTAGGTTAGATAATTCCATGCCCATTCTCACGAAAACAAgaaacaggggggttggactaggtgatctgcagaggtcctttccaacctcgaCCATTCTGTGAAGATAGTTTTCAGCATATAAAGCAAATGTAAGttatttctgaatttattttgtttcttcactAATACTGTGTTCTAGCATTTGGTAGTCCAGCACTGAGTGTTTGAAGAATCTCTGAACTCTACCTATTTATATACATCTTTAGAACTCATGAAAATACCATCTGTTCACTATTGACTCTACTTACGGTGCAAAGCAATGTTTAAAGAACTCTGAGTCTGTATTTGAGTGTCACGTACTGTGACAACTTTGCATTTTGGCAGTATTCTAATTTAATCTTTGTCTATGTTCTCTGTTAACAGTGGTATGTCCAAGCTACCTGCGCTACGCAAGGAACTGGTCTGTATGAGGGACTTGACTGGCTGTCAAACGAACTCTCAAAACGCTAACTCGAACTGGATGACTCTTTCACCAGGGACATGTTTGATATAAGTGGTCTAGGCTTGTTACAACAAAATTAGTTTGCATCTTGGTTATTACAGTATCTGGAACTGATTTGGGCAGGATATTACAGCGTTTCAACTTATTTTGTTGCCAATTATTGTTTACCGAGCTACATGTTGCAAAGGTAGCAATATGCTTGGATAAAAATATCTCCTTAACTTGGAAAAAGTGTATCTTCTGATTTTATTCCCCTTGTTAGTCTAAATGCCTGAATATAGTTATTGTGACATCTTTAAAATCTGTTTGGAATACTCTTTTGAGCCCCAATAAATTAATGTTtgaaaaaacctttttttcttcctgctactTTTAGTTTACTGATGCCCTGTTTCATTCCTCAGACAGTCTGCTGATTTAAAAATGTAGCATTCcatatgtatttatttctctcccttgccaaaaAGACTTCCTAATACTGCTTGTTCCAGCCAAGAAAATGCTCTAAAACACTATTCAGATCTACTGCACTGAGGAACATTTTATTAATCCTTGGGTTCTATCAGCCCAACTTGCCTTTGTGTGAATTGGATTTGATGGGTAGAATAGTTCTGTGCTGGTTGCGAAGAGCTCATGTTGAGGTTGTTTTTAATATTCAGCAGATTGTCTTCCTTTatattgtatcttttttttttatgttgcatgTTGCTTTTTGGTATCAGCCTGACTATTTTTGCCCAGTGTATAATAGTTCTGCTGAAGTTTTACTGTTTGTTGGTGAACATATCTTCATAAAGAAATTTTGGAAAATTCATCAAACTCAATGGATTAGTTTCTTCATAACCCACTTGG
Proteins encoded in this window:
- the ARF4 gene encoding ADP-ribosylation factor 4 isoform X2, yielding MPSLIVSSYICDKRTMFNVGLDAAGKTTILYKLKLGEIVTTIPTIGFNVETVEYKNICFTVWDVGGQDKIRPLWRHYFQNTQGLIFVVDSNDRERIQEAAEELQKMLQEDELRDAVLLLFANKQDLPNAMAISEMTDKLGLQSLRNRTWYVQATCATQGTGLYEGLDWLSNELSKR
- the ARF4 gene encoding ADP-ribosylation factor 4 isoform X1, which codes for MGLTISSLFSRLFGKKQMRILMVGLDAAGKTTILYKLKLGEIVTTIPTIGFNVETVEYKNICFTVWDVGGQDKIRPLWRHYFQNTQGLIFVVDSNDRERIQEAAEELQKMLQEDELRDAVLLLFANKQDLPNAMAISEMTDKLGLQSLRNRTWYVQATCATQGTGLYEGLDWLSNELSKR